A genomic window from Vitis riparia cultivar Riparia Gloire de Montpellier isolate 1030 chromosome 18, EGFV_Vit.rip_1.0, whole genome shotgun sequence includes:
- the LOC117906468 gene encoding uncharacterized protein LOC117906468, producing the protein MDSAPLCVKFTGINYSTWAFQFELFLKGKDLWAHIDGTDVEKPSTFDKSQDVGSSPSWAVLDARIMSWLLGSVEPHIVTHLRPHRSAQSMWAYLKKVYHQDNDARRFQLEHAIATFQHGSLSIQDYYSAFLTLWHEYADLVTADVPIAALSTIQTIHATTRRDQFLMKLRPEYESVRSSLLNRSPVPSLDICFGELLREEQRLSTQAILEQSHGSSGTTTVAYAAQGRGPPMHSKNLQCFCCKEYGHIAATCPKKFCSYCKKKGHIIKECRIRPQNRQAHAFQTSVIIPPVATSATDDSPSAACSIPAPPAPDYCTPEMVQQILISALSAMGFQGPGNGEADRKGT; encoded by the exons atggattccgCACCTCTGTGTGTTAAGTTTACAGGCATAAATTATTCTACCTGGGCATTtcaatttgaactttttctcaagGGAAAAGACCTTTGGGCTCATATTGATGGCACGGATGTTGAAAAACCATCAACTTTTGACAAATCTCAGGATGTTGGGTCTTCTCCTTCATGGGCTGTGCTTGATGCACGCATCATGTCTTGGCTTCTTGGTTCAGTGGAGCCTCATATTGTCACCCACTTGCGGCCCCATCGCTCTGCTCAATCTATGTGGGcttatttgaagaaagtttatCATCAGGATAACGATGCTCGTCGCTTTCAATTAGAACATGCGATTGCCACGTTTCAACATGGTAGTCTTTCCATCCAGGACTACTACTCAGCATTTCTGACTCTTTGGCATGAATATGCTGATTTGGTTACAGCGGATGTTCCTATTGCTGCTCTTTCAACTATTCAGACTATTCACGCGACTACCCGGCGTGATcagtttcttatgaaactacGTCCGGAATATGAATCTGTCCGCTCCTCTTTACTGAATAGATCTCCTGTTCcctctcttgatatttgttttggtgagttacttcgcgAAGAGCAACGCCTTAGTACTCAAGCTATTTTGGAGCAATCTCATGGCAGTTCCGGGACGACAACTGTAGCTTATGCTGCCCAAGGCCGCGGACCACCTATGCATTCTAAAAACTTGCAGTGTTTTTGCTGCAAGGAATATGGGCATATTGCTGCCACTTGCCCTAAgaagttttgttcttattgcaagaagaagggtcacattatcaaagaatgtCGTATTCGCCCCCAAAATCGTCAGGCCCACGCATTTCAGACTTCGGTTATTATCCCTCCTGTAGCAACTTCTGCAACAGACGACTCTCCTTCAGCTGCGTGCTCTATTCCTGCACCTCCTGCACCAGATTACTGCACCCCAGAAATGGTGCAACAGATATTAATTTCAGCATTATCAGCAATGGGGTTTCAAG GACCAGGTAACGGGGAAGCCGATCGCAAAGGGACCTAA